From the genome of Streptomyces sp. NBC_01304:
TCGCCGTAGACCTCCCGCAGTTCACCGGCCAGGCGCTGGGCCAGGGCGTCGTCGCCGCAGACGATCATGTGTCCCGGGCGCGCGGTGGGCGGCGGCGGGGACGGCTGTGGCGACTGTGGCGACTGCTGGGGTAGGGAGGTCACAAGGCGAAGACTGTCTCAGGACACCCACTGGTTCCAATCGCCGTGCGGGGCGGGGCACTTCGGCCGCCTTCCGCCCTGCGGGCGGTGTCCTCAAAACGCCGGACGGACTGATGAAGGACTGATGGAAGATGAAAGGTGTACCCAGCACCACCCCCACCACGGTGGCTGCCCGGCTGCTCGCCCGCACCCCCACTTCATACGGTTGTCTACATGCTGAAGCGGACCGCACACACAGCCATCGCCCTCTCGCTCGCCACCGTCGCCGCCGTGACCCTCACGGCCGGGTCCACGAGCTCCGCCGTCGCGGCGGACGGACAGCGCACCGATTCGCAGAAGGTCGTACGCACCGACAAGGGAGCCGTGCGTGGCACGGTCACCGATGCCGTACGCACCTTCGAAGGCATCCCCTACGCCGCCCCGCCCACCGGCGACCGCCGCTGGGCCCCGACCGCGCCGGCCGCGGGATGGCGTGGCGTGCGGGACGCCCGGGAGCCGGGTGCCGCCTGCCCGCAGACCGGGTTCGTCCCGCCCGTCGGGCCGTACTCCGACATCGAGGACTGCCTCTCCCTCAACGTCACCACACCGCGCACCACCTCGGCCGGGCCCCGCCCCGTGATGGTCTACCTGCACGGCGGCGACCACACCGACGGCTCGGGCGCCATGAACGGGGCCGCACGACTCGCCGCACAGGGTGACGTGGTCGTCGTGACGGTCAACTACCGCCTGGGGGCGCTGGGTTACCTCGCCCACCCCGACCTGGAGAAGAAGGGGCGCGGCGAGTCCGGCAACTACGGCTTCCTCGACCAGCAGGCCGCCCTGCGCTGGGTGCAGCGCAACGCGGCGGCCTTCGGCGGCGACCCCGGCAACGTCACGCTCTTCGGCGAGTCCGGCGGCGGCCACAGCACCTGCGCCCACCTGGTCGCCCCGTCGTCTGCGGGACTGTTCCACCGGGTCGTCACCCAGAGCGCGCCGTGCCTGGGCAAGGACGGCAAGCTCGACCGCGCCCACGCGCTGAAGCAGGGCGAGCAGACCGCCAGGGCCATCACGGAGAAGGTCGCGGGGCAGGGCAAGGACTGGCGCACCGCGGGCGCCAAGGACATGGTGAACCCCTTCGGCCAGGGCCCCGAGTACGCCCCCGTGTACGGCGGCAAGCTGCTGCCGCTCAAGCCCCAAGAGGCCTTCGCCACCGGGCAGTTCAACAAGGTCCCGGTTCTGCAGGGCATCAACCACGACGAGTCACGGGCCATGGTCTACGGCCAGGAGCTCTTCAAGCGGCAGCAGACGAACGACCCGGACGCGCAGATCAGCGAGGCCGAGTACCGGGCCGGCCTGGAGGCGGAGTTCGGGCCGGAGCGGGCTCCCGCGATCGCCGCCCGCTACCCGGTGAGCGCGTACGACGGCTCCCCCGCCCTGGCCCTCGCGGCGGCCCTGACCGACGGCACCTGGGCCCGCCACAGCGTCGAGACCGGGCGGGCGCTCGCCACCCAAGTACCCACGTACAGCTTCGAGTTCAATGACTCGGACACGCCCTGGTACCGGGACCACGCCGCCTACCCGAAGCCGTCCTTCGAGCCGGGTGCCGGGCACCTGTCCGAGCTGCCGTACCTCTTCGAGCTGGCCGAGTTCGAGAGCGTGCCCGACGGCCCGCACCGTGCGCTGAGCGACGCCATGATCCGCATCTGGACGGAGTTCGCCCGCACCGGCCGCGCCGACTGGAAGCCGACCACGCCGA
Proteins encoded in this window:
- a CDS encoding carboxylesterase/lipase family protein is translated as MLKRTAHTAIALSLATVAAVTLTAGSTSSAVAADGQRTDSQKVVRTDKGAVRGTVTDAVRTFEGIPYAAPPTGDRRWAPTAPAAGWRGVRDAREPGAACPQTGFVPPVGPYSDIEDCLSLNVTTPRTTSAGPRPVMVYLHGGDHTDGSGAMNGAARLAAQGDVVVVTVNYRLGALGYLAHPDLEKKGRGESGNYGFLDQQAALRWVQRNAAAFGGDPGNVTLFGESGGGHSTCAHLVAPSSAGLFHRVVTQSAPCLGKDGKLDRAHALKQGEQTARAITEKVAGQGKDWRTAGAKDMVNPFGQGPEYAPVYGGKLLPLKPQEAFATGQFNKVPVLQGINHDESRAMVYGQELFKRQQTNDPDAQISEAEYRAGLEAEFGPERAPAIAARYPVSAYDGSPALALAAALTDGTWARHSVETGRALATQVPTYSFEFNDSDTPWYRDHAAYPKPSFEPGAGHLSELPYLFELAEFESVPDGPHRALSDAMIRIWTEFARTGRADWKPTTPTAPNVQSLASGPGGIRPVDFAKDHRYEFWKALGA